The DNA sequence ACTGCTTAGGTCCTCCAAATATATACGGTACCAACGTGTCTCCCTTTAGTGAAAAAAATAACCATCATGTTAAAACctcaaaaatatttgattatcactttccttttttatttttttttcccggTATTATTTTTTCCTCCCGGTTTGCAATCTCTATAAACATAGAAGTGATGcatgtattattaaaaaattcggTTTTGTAGTTAGGTGTCGCTCAGTGACGTGATGaatttgttttagttaaaataacAGTCGATACTGCAATTTTTATCAGTGACGGACTCAGAAATTTTTGCTAGTGGGTGCTTTATATAAATGTTAACGAATACCAGGAGAAGATTTAGAGTACTGAGAGGCAGGGAGGCGGTTAACGTTTTCTTTTTCACTCTTATTTCTGTTGTTGGCCTTGTGGCTGCAGTAAGATTGTTTTATATAGATTCTATTTTAATTTACTATGCTATACCTAATAGGTTAGCAGTGGGTTCTTGTGAATTATCAAATAGTTTTTGTAAAACTTTTTACTGTATATAATAGATTTAGGAGCAGCCAAGTGGGTTCCTTGGCACCCAGTACCAAGGCTGTAGGTCCGCCCATGATTTTTACGGAATTTCTCAATGTGAAATTGATTTGTTGGTTAGTGATGACAAGAGGGAGGTTATTACGGGTCATGCTCAGAGTTTGTGATCACCGCTTGGGAGGTTAATCGTGGAGTGTCACTTGATACTTTTGGAGTTAAACATtcgtttatattttattagacgATCTGCTAACATGGCAGTTTATTATGTAGCGCAAGAGTCATGTTCTTTTCTAGCTCGAGCCTTCGATATGAGGCATGTTCCTGTTCAGTTGGAGTCTATTTTGTATGCTGATTTGTTTGAGTAATATATAcgctttttttgaaaaataaaataaaaaatacttgacCTAATAGATGTTCATACATTTAAATCGAAATTCAGttgtaaattttaaattcaaacagATTTCTTCGCGGTTCTGCAATTAATCCTGCTACTCGAATCCCCATAATTGATTCTTTCTCGAAGAAATTAATTTTCATTCTTTTTCTCCGCTGATCCTAAATTCGACCGTAACACAATAAATTGATAGCATTTCTTAGATGAAAAAGCTGGGGGGACAAGCATTAATGATTATATGTACCCGAATGGATTTTGTATTTACAGTTCTTGTTAGTTGTTTTGCAGTATATTCAATCGACCCATTAATCTTTTAACTTAATAGTTACATATTTTAAATGTACAATTTTTCAAGAGAATGCGTTTTAGACAATAGCCCCTCAAGATCATCGTCCGGAAGCAATTCAAGACATTCATATATTATTAGAATTCTTTTTTCTGGGACACGCCAACATCATCAGACATGAATAGCGTgaagaagaaacaaaaatcacGAGTATGTAGTAGAATACAAGACCTTTTGGATGATGAAGAAGAGAAGAAACCATTCAGAGAAAAAATAGGATTATAAAGTGAGGTTGGTGTCTCTTGTTGTGAGGGTTGTAGAATTCGATATGTTGGATAAATTGGATGTGTATGATAATGATGGATAGCGTGGGTTAGGAAGAGTTACGCACAAGTTTGATTATATTTAGAATGTTTAGTATTTACTGTAAGGGTTAAGAAACTCTTTGTAGTAGGCCGTAGGGCTCAGATCACTCAACAATAGAAGATTACACGAAAGATGAGTCTCGTGTAAAGAAAATCATTGGCCAAGATACTATTCACATACATGTCACACAATACTCCATCCTACACTAAATCGGGGTTTCACGAAAACAATCTCTATCAAAATAAGTACATGGTTTGGGTCTCTCCATACCTTCAGAATATTGTGTGTGTAAAATGTCCATAACACATATATCAATATGCCATCTacgatttttataaaaatggaaTCATTTATGGAAGTAGTAATGCAAAAGTTCTGGgcaaaaaaatgtttatgtgtgtgtgcgcgcgtaTTTTTTTGCTTTTGTGTACACATGTAAAAAGAGAAACAGTTTAGTTGTCTTCCATGATAGTAAATGCTAAAATTTCAGAATATCATATTTAATGCAGATTTCGATCTCTCAAATTTCAGCATAAGAAAAATCAGTCACTCCCATTAAACTTGTCATCTTGACTTTAATTGAAACTTTAAGTTATGTGATTATAAGAGTGATATTAAGTCCGAAAACAACAAATTAAACCAATGTTTATAACTTTAGAATCTATTATTAGAGCGCTTACAGATAAAAGACAAGTGACATTCTAgatcataatatataaaattaggtGAAAAAGTAGTGAAATTTgtcaaattacaaaattaccaaGGTGTGTGGTCTCGAATCATCAAAATtgtactcccttcgtcccacccaattgtttacattgggtttgggcacgaaggttaagaaatatgtataaagtagtggaaaaaaaagtggggtgaagtggtgggacccattattttttaatatataaaagagagatagtggagtaaaaatagtgtgaaaaggaagaaaaagtgaaaGAATGGTGGggcccattaactattttggaaaaattttggaatgtaaaaaaatgagtgagACGTCCAGAAAAGGAAACCGTAAAGGATGGAGGGAGGGAGTAAGACTTTGGTAGGATTTGAAGTTGGATTATTATGTACTCCTTCCGTCCTtatttacttgtcactttgactttttgcacgtaacttaaggtgattaaaaaacatagttccgcattttttaaaattttctttttatgaataaaaatataaactataaattttaattcagaaaaagaaaattttaaaaataataagcagAAGTATATTCTTTAatcaccttaaattacgtgcaaaaagtcaaagtgacaagtaaaaagggatgGAAGTAGTAATTTTTTAAATCCGTCAAACAACCCATTATGACAGGTCCTATCACTTTATTtacttttcaactaaatttatttttttccatcTTTTTCTTAATTTCCGTGAAAGTCTAACAAGGAGAGAGTATATGGAAGAATTAGTATTGTTGAGtagtaataaaataaagtgAAAGTGGGTGTTTGTGTATGGCTTAAAAGCccaatttttgatttataagttaaaaacacttaattcatactgtttgtgtaaaaagtcaagaaaaacttataaaaagctaggaattctacttcacttttttattttgggTGTTGCTAAATGCAAATCAGTTTTGCTTAATGCAATTCGCACAAATTACTCTTCTAGCCTTTTAGCACAGTCAATACGTATTAAATGCTGAATGTGAGTGGGGGTATATTAAAGGCGCTTAGGTGATTACGAGGAGCATTTGCATTTTAGTGTTTTCCTGTGTTATTATTTAGAAGaaagattttaataattaaaattgtctttgataatttttaaattcaattctttaatatatatcaaattttaaattgacatcacacaattaataattatcataaagatattttataaaattttaagattatatcatattttacttattttaaatattctttaaattGTCTTtggttaaaattttcaaatctttaaattagaaattattagaaagatattttatttttgtcaatACTTATTTCATATTATCagtataattaatatatcatcaTGTTTAGTAAAATTATGTTATTCTGAAAATGAGTAGAATCAATTTATCTTGAACTCTTTTTATCGcagtatatatattgtttttattttataaaaaaaataatattttatttgtctcTCGTATTGattgtttatatgtattttaagaataaaaaagACAGCGTCAtatatttttccaatttttttctctcaaataaaattttaaaatctaattttattaaaaacaataattttaagtaaAAGTTAGTGGAGCAATTggtctatattttaaaatacatgtttaaaaaaaatgataacttTGGACACATtaggtaaataaaaaaaataataaatattatatataaatcatgcTTTGATATCTAAGTTACTTGTAATTTTCACTTTTCACGtgttataattttgatattgaataattattattttatataaataaactttTACCACTATATATTCTAGTCAAAAGTTGTATATACTAATTTGAGCATAGCAAGTAAATAAGTTTCAACatttaattttagatattttgaaTGCAAgacaaatttaattaatttgtattatatttttaatgaaaattttgattatatgttttttaataaaaaacaattataattttaactatcctgtcgaaatatttaaaaatgtgtggTAAAAACCTAAACATCAACTAATATTAAAGAACTCATTTACAGTATTtagaaaatgttaaaaaaattaatcttacaataatatattgacctttttttttgaaacgaaataatatatatatcgatgttatttaaacatattattttgGTTTACTTACAAAAATAAGGAAACGCTACATATATGGCAGGAAAGATAAAACTGTAAACAGGAAAGATAAAACTGTAAACATATTCTCATTAGTGTTGATGCTGTACCGCCGTACACATTTAATGTTGCACGTAAAATTAGAAGGGATAGTAAAGTAATTTCTCTGAATTGCATCAAGCAAAACTGATTTGCATTTAGCAATCatgtttattttaaacaagaagcaaTTATTTTAGGCTCACCAAAACGGCCTCAAAATAAAATACAGCACATCCCCTTCTTAAACCCAGCCCTgagaaattagggttttacaAACACACTCACGAAAGCCTGAAAGCAATCATGTCAATCGTAGCAGGCTCATACGAGCGATTCATCTGGGGCTTCAAACTCAAACAACTCAAAAACTCCCCTCAATCCCTAACCCTAACCCCCCTCTTCTCCTTCCCCTCCCACATCTCCCCCATCAAATCCGTCGCCGTTTCCGGCTCCGCCGCCGTCTCCGGCGGCTCCGACGACACCATTAAAATCTACGACCTCTCCACCTCCTCCGAAATCGGCTCCTTGAACGACCCCACTTCCACCGTCACTTCCCTATCCTTCGTCTCGCTCGACTCCTCCTTCCCGAGGAACCTGCTCGCCGGTTTCGACGACGGCTCCGTGTCGATATACGACGCGGACCCTTTTGTGCTGCTGAAGAATTTTAGTGTGCATAAGAAGGGGATTAATGATTTGAGTGTGCATAAGACGGGGACGTTGGCGTTGAGTGTTGGCAGGGATTGTTGTTTGGGGATGGTCAATTTGGTGAGGGGGAGACGGAGTTTTTATTGTCGGTTGGGGAAGGAAGCGTCGGTTGTGCGATTTGATGGCAGCGGGGAGAAGTTTTTTATGGTTATGGATGAGAAGGTTTCGGTCCATCAGGCGGAGGATGCTAAGTTGGTTTTGGAGTTGGAGAATCAGAAGAAGGTTCTTTGCGCTGCCCCGGGGAATGTATGTTGGCTTTTCTCGTGTTTATAATCTAATTTTAGTTGTATGTGAAATGTGTGAATTTTTTGGAGTATTTGAAATCACTAGTACTAGTAGACTAGTCTATAAACTTATGTTCAATGTTAATAATGTGAGTTCGAATGTTGGAGGGTTAGGAAGACCCGTGTTTAATTGTATTTGATATCTTGCTTTTATAGAGACTTATTTGCATTTGAATAACTATGGTGATGATTAATGATTCTATACTGATTGCGAGTTGAACATACGGAGCTTTGTTACATTCTGTGATTTTACAAACATAGTAATTTAGAATTTGTAGCTGTTAAAAGACTTTGAATTGAAAATATAACTTAATCTCCCTGCCTTGTACGAAATGTGTATCTCTTGTTTAAGCTAGAGATGAATGCAGATcctaatttgaaaatataccTTACTGTGGCAGAATGGAGTTCTTTTTACTGGTGGAGAGGATAAAAATATTACGGCATGGGACACAACTACTGGTAAGGTAGCGTACTGCATTGAGGATGCTCATTCAGCACGTGTGAAGGGTATTGTTGTGCTCTCTAAGAGTGATGGTGCTGGTGATGATGATCCATATATAGTAGCATCAGCATCTTCAGACGGAATTGTACGTGTTTGGGACATTCGTGTGGTTGGCAAGGAGAAGACAGATCCATTAGCTGAGGCTAATACAAAATCAAGGCTAACTTGCCTTGCTGGATCATCTATTAAATGTAAGTGTACAATTAGCTGTTTTTATTTAACCTGATTCTATGAAACTATCAAATGAAAGACTTCAGTTTTTCAAAGAGGGCATGAAAGTACTAGAAAGTGCATTTTTATGTGTGATTTGTGGAACAGTGTACACTAATCTTCAACTAGGTTTTAAGTTCAAAGTACCAACTGTAATTTACTCAATCTTTTATAATTTTCCAGTAATCATTCTGACAACTATGTTGTGCTGTTCTGTTTATAAACGGCAAGTTGCTTAAATTGTGCTAATTTTGTTTTCCTATTCTCTTATCATTATACAGCTTTTAAAACACCCCAGGTCGGGAAGACCAATAAAAGTGAAGACCAAGATGCATCGGAGTAAGAATGCTCTGTTCCTCTGACCGAGAGACATTTTTGTATGAAAACAATAGGGGATGAAACTATGGGTATTTATGCTTTAGGTTAAGCTTCTCCTGAATATGTTCTGAATTCTTGACatagaaaaaaaatttcttactCATGGTTGAAggtaaaaaagaagaagagagattTGCTGAAGAGTTGTGGGAATTCACTTGATAGGtgttgtgttattttatttttttttgctatattAGTTGTTGGAGAATGGAAGGATTTTCGATTGTAATCTGAATTTATGTACCATATTTATGTATCAGTTGTCAAATAGAAATGCATttggtatttatatatatatatattttagaaatataaatttatttggtCAATCTTGTCTGTTTGATGTCTTAAAAATTTAGCTTATCTTTGTGATTGTTAGAGCAGGTTCAGTATTCTAGCATCAGATTTTCCCTTTCTGTTGGACATGGAACAATTCTCACAAGTGTGGTAAAAGAGGTTGATGTTCATATTTCAGTGGAAgattatgtttatttattttaaatctgATGCTTGGAGAAAATGGTCTATAATTAAAGGCTGAATCCATCCCTCAACTGGTTTAAAACCATTATATAGAAAAGTGCTGATTCTATTTTCCAGCTTGACGTTCAGGCTGATGTATTGTTTCATTTAGGGGTGAGCATCGGGCGGTTTGGAGGGCCTAAatcaaaccaaaccgaaataatcggtttttcaaaatctcaatccaaaaccaaaccattatgtttaaaatccaaaccaaaccaatccgtttaaaacggttcggttcggtttggtttcggtttaaaccgttttttatatgtaaaacaaagttagcaacaaaattaaattttaacatgaaaaataaggaatgaaaaattcaattatattttctatttaatcatatttaaagaggatacaagaatatattagcttgacaaataaaaagagacggaagaaaataaaaaaaatgtgattcgtatacttttatataaaatataaataaaaataatggaaacataatacatacatcaaaattaatatcataaaatagaataaataatatttttaaagaaaatctttACTAGGATACCTTTTATATGTTTAAGATCTTACATTTTTctgtagattataattttatttataataatacattattggtacatgtatattaatgtttaaatctacacattcggttcggttcggatttATCGGTTGGTTTGGAggtaaaaaccgaaaccaaactgaaataattcggtttttataatttgaaaccataaccaaaccaaaccgttatTAAACCGTTAAATTCGGTTTGGACGGATTGGATCGGCCGGTTTCGGTCGGTTTGGagaatttttgctcacccctagtttCATTGCTCAGTCTAAGATGGCTTCATGAAGtgagaattttttattttttttttttgccaagtgAGAAATTTTcagttcaaaaaaaaagttaaagcTGAGTTCAACGAGGTTGCTAGAAGTTGCTCACTTGACAGAATTATGCCAGACATCTCACTTTTAACAGGAtgcctaagagcatctccagcagcttccctgTATGGTGTCCTAAGTTATTAAtacaagagcaagtccaacactatgctaaggggttccctaaaaatattataaaataatatgtcttagtgatttagcacaagatttagcacatgagctccaatagtacttcctatattcattccctattattataataatattaaatttaaacaactttggtgtggaggagagagggaaatgatgtggagaagagagagaaatgaatatttcaatgataaaaatagtttaggagtggctagcatattctaaaaatagggaaggggaagcttgtgctagtgatttagcacatcactagcatagtgttggagtgcaattttatcccatattccctatttttggatttaagacttgatttagcacacctattggacttgctctaaggaatctatactatactataaaaagccaacataggtataatttgtagtcggacaaaattttggtttggtactctcctctaaaactaaaagtctacaagtGGATAtgtattaaacagtttcatatactaaaaacactccttatgtacattaatatctttttaaatataatttataattagttaaagaaaaaggtgaaactattgttaataacatatattaatattaaaaattacttatagataaacgtataactaattataaatatacaattttaaagctaaatttccgttagaagatataacgagttggttaatataatttaactaaaatccaattcattaatactaaaatactaataaaatggtgtaaagaattaaattatagagtaattaataaattacgaatcatatacccgcccgtgctttgcacggggttaaaggctagtatgacataaaacacaactccagcagagtcctagCCATTAGCAGCTTCCCTATATGGTGTCTTAAACTATTAATATAAGGAATATGacataaaacacaactccagcagagtcctaaccatcccttaaaaagttaggatgctcacttcattcctcatttttaaggattgtggaaccattcctcgtactattttgaacaataaaatattcacttctctccttttctcccctctttccctcctttctctctcctacttacaagttgaatataatattataataataatagggaatagaaatagggaatgttgttggagttcccattcaataaaatgtagtaatcccttaaaaaatgaatatttattatatatttagggaacatgttaggactctgctggagatgctctttaAAGAGATAATTTTTCTTAGAGCATCTGCAGTTTTGTTATCACTAGAACAAGATCGCCATTGCTCATGACTCAATCCTCATAAGCTCTTTATTGCTGCGCTCAAAGTAGACTGAATCTTATCTTTAGAAACTGTACTGATCTTGAGGGAGTGAGGCAACCGCCCACTGACACCGTTAGCAGTTCCAGATATGCAGGTTGGAATCTGGCTAACATCTAACATCTGATTTTGGTTGTCTTTAATTTGTATCATTGTGTTCATGTATCCTGCTTTGAAAATTAATTACTGAGAATCCACCATAATCAGTATTTTAGAATCCAGGTTTCAGTCAACCGATATGGCGAAGGAATATTTCATTCGTTTGGAGCTACTGAATAGCTTAACCCAAGCAACAAAAGGGTGGTGCTTATTAGTGTCTAAAAAGGGATCTTTGGTATATATGATTTTAGATTAGGTTAAATTTGACATAAGAATAGTCACATTTATCAGGTACATGAACTCACTTGAACTTAAAAGACAGTCTTAAGTTAATTTTTGGATAGTGCATGAATACATTTATTCGACATCTGTATGCAGTGATAAGGATGGAATTCAAAAGCCAAACCTAAACATGTATAAATAGCTCCCTCTTGCTTCTTTTATAATCTCAACTAATCACTGTTACTGTAAAAATCACAAGAGTGTTTTTGTACATTTACAAGAAAGGAGAATTGTGAGATGGAGAGAAAGAGCTGTTGTTCAGGAAGGAGTTGCTGCCCGTCAACTCAAGCTCTGAGGCCTGCGGTTACTCTTACTCCAAAGAAAGAGCCTGTGGTGACGGTGAAGACGCCAAAAGCTGAAGATGTGAAGACTGAAGTAATCAAGGAAGTTGAAGGTCATCATGCGAATGCTGCTGTCAAGGTCGAGAAAAAAGAGACTGGAAATGCTACTGctgtgaagaaagaggaggcTCTCAAGGTTAATGTTGGCTGTGGACTAGGTGCTTGCAACTAAACTGGTGCCTGTGgggcaaaaatatatattaaattttaagcaTTTATCATATTCCAGggaatttttatgatttatgagtaataTCTATAGTGATCTTAATATATGGAATTTAAGTTACCAACTATGCTTTGCAAATCGTTATAGAGCTCTGTTTATTGCATACATTCACATTTAAGATTCCAATTAGAAAAATTGGAATAAGATCACCATTGCTCATGACTCAATCCTCCAACGCTCTTTGTTACCTTTCTCAAATTAGACTAAATAAATTGTCCctccccccctccctccctccctgtTAGGCATGAAAGTTATCTGCAGAATGTGCGCGAAGAGGTTGCAATTTACAGATAGGTTGATTTGCATGCTGATGTCTCCGTAAAGACTCCGGCTTAAAGAGAAAACGACTCTGTTTGTGTCTGCATTTTTTTTTGGGAAGTATCAGTTATATTAACTCAGCTATAAAATACATCATCAAGCACTAGAAATGAGTGTATCAGGCACAATGGAACAAACtttaaattgtaaatataatCAACTTAAAAAacgaaatttcttaaaataatacTGAACATCTGATTTAAACCACAGAGAAATCAGATCCCACCTCAGagataatgaatttttttccgCCAAAATGTGAAAAGAGAAGGTCAGAACCAAGCAAGGAGAATGTGAAATTGAGATGCAAAACACAGGGTAATTTAAGGATTAAGGAGTAATTTCTAGGAAACCACCAGTGTAGATAAACACATGGTATAAGCTTGTAAGGATATGACCTCAACGCATAGACATTTTCTTCTGAAGAGAGCTTGTGATCAATTGTTCACGTTTCGGACATCCAGCTATCAAATTGAACTGTATATCATATCTTGCATTTGCAACATAGTTAAAGATAAGTACAGGAGTAAATAAAGCCTTTTTTTCCAACCAATGTCGTTCAAGTGTGGTCGACTTAAGAGCTAGTGTTATACTCTTTGCAAACATTTGAACAATCCTCTTGTGTATACAACAGGGAAATTTACATCACAAATTACCAAATCTACATTGTTAACAAGAACACGACTTACTAATTACAGAGACAATGAGACACTGATCTTTCAATGCTTATCCGTTCCCATTATCAACTCCCTGAATTCTTCATCAGTACTCTTGAGCATCACTGACAGCGGAACTTCCACTCCCCTTTCAACACACTCCATGTTTCTAGGTTTGATCCTCTTCTCCAAACTAAACGCAAAGTACTGAGGAAACATCTTCAAGCCCTCCAAGCTACCTCCCATCTCACCCACAAAATACTCAAACTTGGGCTTAAAATTATTCTCCACACTAAAAGTAAACAACCCTGGACACCTCAAAATCATTCCCACAACTTCACTTCTCGAAAACCCCAAGCCCATCAAATAATCCAGCTTAGGAATCAGCGTCTGCTCGACGCTAGACACCAGCAAGATCGCATCTTGATAGGCCAATGCCTTTAAGTCCTTAAACCCAAGTCTCTTAAGATAAAACAAAGCAGGCTTGAGCTGGTCTCTCACACTTGACACAAGCAATCTAGGACACTTGTTGATGACTTTTCGATAATCATGTTCCGGGACTTTAAGGTCAAGGTAGAGGAAGTTAAAGACAGGGTTCAAGTCAGTTTTGATGTCAGAAGTGAGAATCTTGGGGCACATTCCAAAGATTCTTGCTAAGTCCTTTTGGTGAATGCCTTTGGATTGAAGAAAAGTGATTATGGCTTGGATGGAATGGAGAGAAGCTCTGTGGAGAGAAGGGTTTAGGGAGAGTGCTTTGCCTGAGTCAACTCCCATGATTTCGAGGCAGAGGATTTTTTCTTTGAATTGGTGGGAGAGGTTGGTGTGTGTGGTGGAGTAGAGGGTGTTTTTGTGGAGGGATTTGGGTTTTGGAGGGGAGAGGTTTTGAGGTTCTTGGGATAAGAGTGATGGTGATGGTTTGTAGGAAGAGAAGCAGAGTGAAGATTGCAGTGctgctggtggtggtggcatGGTTTGTGAGTGTGTGTGAAGCTGGGAATTGAGTTTGTTTTTAGATATGTTTATGTAGAGTAGTTTGTAGTGTGGTGATATACAACATGGCGATTTTCCTGAATGTTATTGGCTCGTTTTGATATCAATCTGGATTGGGTGACATGTGGACCCATATTGAGAGGGAGTTTGATCGGTGATGGCTCATTTGTATTACAAAGCTCTTTACGTTTTGGTATTTTTGACATCTATTGagattttcataatatatagttttataatatttttttatttattcttcaataaagatttgatatttcaatttttattaaaaatgtaaatttaaaaaaattacaaaattatattttattattaaagaaaattagaataacattatggaactatacttcaTGAGAATATCAAAATACATGTAAATAATTAACGTAAACAACGGACAGAAAGAGCGATAATCTGGTTAACGAAAATTAGAATGTTACGTAAACGAAAATCTGAATGtcaaatgcaaatgcataataagaatttaatgtttaaattatttttaaccgGCATCTCCAACCACGAAAAATCTTTagctaaaatttaaattgacacaccaaaaataaaaaatataattaatctcttaaaaaaaattacattctaACCATACCCACCGGCCACCCCTTATCTATAGTTTTAGCCAACTACTTATGAATGACTATATCTATTGAAC is a window from the Daucus carota subsp. sativus chromosome 8, DH1 v3.0, whole genome shotgun sequence genome containing:
- the LOC108197330 gene encoding uncharacterized protein LOC108197330 → MSIVAGSYERFIWGFKLKQLKNSPQSLTLTPLFSFPSHISPIKSVAVSGSAAVSGGSDDTIKIYDLSTSSEIGSLNDPTSTVTSLSFVSLDSSFPRNLLAGFDDGSVSIYDADPFVLLKNFSVHKKGINDLSVHKTGTLALSVGRDCCLGMVNLVRGRRSFYCRLGKEASVVRFDGSGEKFFMVMDEKVSVHQAEDAKLVLELENQKKVLCAAPGNNGVLFTGGEDKNITAWDTTTGKVAYCIEDAHSARVKGIVVLSKSDGAGDDDPYIVASASSDGIVRVWDIRVVGKEKTDPLAEANTKSRLTCLAGSSIKSFKTPQVGKTNKSEDQDASE
- the LOC108197439 gene encoding transcription termination factor MTEF1, chloroplastic, yielding MPPPPAALQSSLCFSSYKPSPSLLSQEPQNLSPPKPKSLHKNTLYSTTHTNLSHQFKEKILCLEIMGVDSGKALSLNPSLHRASLHSIQAIITFLQSKGIHQKDLARIFGMCPKILTSDIKTDLNPVFNFLYLDLKVPEHDYRKVINKCPRLLVSSVRDQLKPALFYLKRLGFKDLKALAYQDAILLVSSVEQTLIPKLDYLMGLGFSRSEVVGMILRCPGLFTFSVENNFKPKFEYFVGEMGGSLEGLKMFPQYFAFSLEKRIKPRNMECVERGVEVPLSVMLKSTDEEFRELIMGTDKH